One Setaria viridis chromosome 5, Setaria_viridis_v4.0, whole genome shotgun sequence genomic region harbors:
- the LOC117854596 gene encoding L-type lectin-domain containing receptor kinase IX.1: MGISAVGAGAAALLALLLLPPPPAAPFSFTYNFTSPSDTPPPGIAFQGDAFYNKAIRLTRDERLGPITSSAGRAFYSRAVPLADPVTRRPASFATAFAFSIAAPDPAAASGDGLAFFLSPFPSALPGSSAGGLLGLFNSSAPRAGPLVAVEFDTYKNEWDPSGDHVGVDLGGIVSAATADWPTSMKDGRTAHARVAYDGAAKNLTVALSYGAARPNATGDVLLWYAVDLREHLPDSVAVGFSAATGEAAELHQVLYWEFTSTIDPKKETVILWVVLGLCCLLLVLVGAGVVWFVRQWRKAGELDDGDIEVDDVMGGEYDELADEFVVESGPRRFRYAELAAATRNFAEDRKLGQGGFGAVYRGFLRDLGLDVAIKRVSKGSTQGRKEYAAEVRIISQLRHRHLVRLVGWCHEHRGDFLLVYELMPNGSVDHHLYGKGAPLAWPARYDVALGLTSAVLYLHEECAQCVVHRDIKPSNVMLDATFSAKLGDFGLAKLVEHGSQPYTTALAGTLGYLAPECVMTGKASRESDVYSFGVVALEIACGRRPAELSEEPSKARLVPWVWELYGKNALLEAADWRLKGQFDEKQMERLMVVGLWCAHPDYAHRPSIRQALNVLKFEAPLPVLPPKMPVPTYFPVPELVSPISVGGASSTEDAGISDYGSSGKGSSVRDRLLDT; the protein is encoded by the coding sequence ATGGGGATCTCCGCCgtcggggccggggccgccgccctgctcgcgctgctgctgctgccgccgccccccgcggcACCCTTCTCCTTCACGTACAACTTCACCTCCCCATCGgacacgccgccgcccgggATCGCCTTCCAGGGGGACGCCTTCTACAACAAGGCCATCCGCCTCACCCGCGACGAGCGCCTGGGGCCCATCACCAgcagcgccggccgcgccttctACTCCCGCGCCGTCCCGCTCGCCGACCCAGTCacccgccgcccggcctccTTCGCCACCGCCTTCGCCTTCTCCATCGCCGCccccgacccggccgccgcctcgggcGACGGGctcgccttcttcctctccccgtTCCCCTCCGCGCTCCCGGGCTCCTCCGCCGGGGGCCTCCTCGGCCTCTTCAACTCCTCCGCGCCCCGCGCGGGCCCGCTCGTTGCCGTCGAGTTCGACACCTACAAGAACGAGTGGGACCCCAGCGGCGACCACGTCGGCGTCGATCTCGGCGGGAtcgtctccgccgccaccgccgactgGCCCACCAGCATGAAGGACGGCCGCACGGCGCACGCGCGCGTCGCCTACGACGGCGCCGCGAAGAACCTCACCGTCGCTCTCTCCTACGGCGCCGCGCGGCCCAACGCCACGGGCGACGTTCTGCTCTGGTACGCCGTCGATCTGAGGGAGCACCTCCCCGACTCCGTCGCCGTCGGCTTCTCGGCCGCCACGGGCGAGGCCGCGGAGCTGCACCAGGTGCTCTACTGGGAGTTCACCTCCACCATCGACCCCAAGAAGGAGACGGTGATCCTGTGGGTGGTGCTAGGACTATGCTGTttgctcctcgtcctcgtcggcgcGGGCGTCGTCTGGTTCGTGAGGCAGTGGAGGAAGGCCGGAGAACTCGACGACGGCGACATCGAGGTCGACGACGTGATGGGAGGCGAGTACGATGAGCTGGCCGACGAGTTTGTCGTCGAGAGCGGCCCGAGAAGGTTCCGGTACGCCgaactggcggcggcgacgaggaactTCGCCGAGGACCGGAAGCTCGGGCAGGGCGGGTTCGGCGCCGTGTACCGGGGCTTCTTGAGGGATCTCGGCCTGGATGTGGCCATCAAGAGGGTGTCCAAGGGCTCGACGCAGGGGCGCAAGGAGTACGCCGCCGAGGTGCGCATCATCAGCCAGCTGCGCCACCGTCACCTCGTCCGCCTCGTCGGCTGGTGCCACGAGCACCGCGGCGACTTCCTGCTGGTGTACGAGCTCATGCCCAACGGCAGCGTCGACCACCACCTCTACGGCAAGGGCGCGCCCCTCGCCTGGCCGGCGCGGTACGACGTCGCACTGGGCCTCACGTCGGCGGTGCTCTACCTCCACGAAGAGTGCGCGCAGTGCGTCGTCCACCGCGACATCAAGCCGAGCAACGTCATGCTGGACGCCACCTTCAGCGCCAAGCTCGGGGACTTCGGCCTCGCCAAGCTCGTCGAGCACGGCAGCCAGCCGTACACCACCGCCCTGGCCGGCACGCTGGGCTACCTGGCGCCGGAGTGCGTGATGACCGGCAAGGCGAGCCGGGAGTcggacgtgtacagcttcggcgtcgtgGCGTTGGAGATCGCGTGCGGCCGACGGCCGGCGGAGCTCAGCGAGGAGCCGAGCAAGGCGAGGCTGGTGCCATGGGTGTGGGAGCTCTATGGCAAGAACGCCCTTCTTGAAGCAGCAGACTGGAGGCTGAAGGGGCAGTTTGACGAGAAGCAGATGGAGCGCCTGATGGTTGTAGGATTGTGGTGCGCTCATCCTGACTACGCGCATAGACCAAGCATCAGGCAGGCCCTGAACGTGCTTAAATTCGAGGCGCCATTGCCGGTGCTGCCGCCGAAGATGCCGGTGCCGACGTACTTCCCAGTGCCTGAATTGGTTTCTCCGATTTCTGTTGGAGGTGCGTCGAGCACCGAGGATGCAGGTATTAGTGATTATGGATCCTCAGGTAAAGGTTCATCGGTCAGGGACAGGCTGCTGGATACTTGA
- the LOC117856992 gene encoding insulin-degrading enzyme-like 1, peroxisomal: MAAAVAAPAGSRDVEFIRARSDKREYRRVVLPNALEILLISDPDTDKAAACMEVEVGSFSDPEGLEGLAHFLEHMLFYASEKYPGEHEYTKYITEHGGSYNAYTSSETTNFYFDVNVDNFEEALDRFAQFFIKPLMSQDAVLREIKAVDSEHKKNLLSDGWRMYQLQKHLASKDHPYHKFSTGSWETLETKPKGRGLDIRDELLKFYENYSANLMHLVVYGKESLDCTQGLVERMFSDIKNTDQRSFKCPSHPLSEEHLQLIVKALPIEEGDYLRIIWPITPTIQFYKEGPCHYLSHLIGHEGEGSIFHIIKELGWAMNLMAGESTDSTEYSFFSISMRLTDAGHEHVEDIVGLIFKYLLLLKEDGVHEWIFNELVAINETEFHYQDKVHPISYVTGTVSSMRLFPPEEWLVGSALPSKYAPQRIRMILDQLSPERVRIFWESKKFEGSTTSSEPWYDTPYSVENVTPPVIQKWIKKAPTEKLHIPEPNIFIPKDLSLKEVHEKVTFPTVLRKTPLSRLWYKPDLLFSTPKVHIIIDFHCPLSSHSPEAIISTDLFVDLLVDYLNAYAYDAQIAGLYYSIYLTSAGFQVSLGGYNDKMRVLLNAILKQIANFEVKPNRFSALKETSAKDYQNFNFSQPHKQASYYVSLILEDKKWPVAEKLEALLKLESDSLAKFLPNLLSKTFLECYIQGNIEPSEARSIAQEIEDTIFNTPNTMFKCISPSQYLTKRVIMLENELKCYYQIEGLNQKNENSSVIQYIQVHQDDASSNIKLQLFSLIASQPAFNQLRTVEQLGYITSLSLRSDYGVWALQVVIQSTVKDPAYLDARVDEFFKMFESKIHELSDKDFKRNVKSLIDSKLEKFKNLWEESHFYWGEIDAGTLKFDRVESEVALLRELKKEEFIAFFDQYIKLDAPERRTISVQVFSGNHSAEFKKAVAEADPPKTYRITDIFGFKRSRPLYSSLKGGPGRITMD, encoded by the exons AGCACATGCTATTTTATGCCAGCGAGAAATACCCTGGAGAACATGAGTATACGAAATATATCACAGAG CATGGTGGCTCTTACAATGCATATACGAGCTCAGAGACAACAAATTTCTATTTTGATGTCAATGTGGACAATTTTGAAGAAGCTTTAGATAG GTTTGCTCAGTTCTTTATTAAGCCGCTGATGTCACAGGATGCTGTTCTTAGAGAGATAAAAGCTGTTGATTCTG AGCACAAGAAAAATTTGTTGTCTGATGGCTGGAGAATGTATCAG CTTCAAAAGCATCTGGCTTCAAAGGATCACCCTTACCATAAATTCAGTACTG GAAGTTGGGAGACACTAGAAACTAAACCAAAAGGGAGGGGCTTGGACATCAGAGATGAACTTCTGAAGTTTTATGAGAATTATTCAGCAAATCTTATGCACCTTGTTGTTTATGGAAAGG AGAGCCTCGATTGCACTCAGGGCTTGGTCGAGCGTATGTTTAGTGACATAAAGAACACTGACCAGAGAAGCTTCAAATGTCCAAGTCATCCTCTTTCAGAGGAACATTTACAG CTTATTGTCAAAGCACTGCCAATAGAAGAAGGTGACTATCTAAGAATAATATGGCCAATTACACCTACCATCCAGTTTTACAAAGAAGGGCCTTGCCATTATCTGAGTCACCTTATTGGGCATGAAGGCGAGGGCTCCATCTTCCATATTATAAAGGAACTAG GATGGGCCATGAACTTGATGGCTGGAGAGAGCACTGACAGCACTGAATATTCCTTTTTCTCAATAAGCATGAGGCTCACTGATGCTGGTCATG AACACGTGGAGGATATTGTTGGATTGATCTTCAAATATCTTCTTCTATTAAAAGAAGACGGAGTCCATGAGTGGATATTTAATGAG CTTGTGGCAATAAATGAAACAGAGTTCCATTATCAAGACAAAGTCCATCCAATCAGCTATGTGACGGGTACTGTCTCAAGTATGCGG TTGTTCCCACCAGAAGAGTGGCTGGTTGGATCAGCATTGCCATCAAAGTATGCGCCACAGAGAATAAGGATGATACTCGATCAGTTGTCACCTGAAAGAGTAAG AATATTCTGGGAGTCCAAAAAATTTGAAGGATCTACTACCTCTTCTGAGCCCTGGTATGATACACCATATTCTGTTGAAAACGTTACTCCTCCTGTGATACAG AAATGGATTAAAAAAGCTCCTACAGAGAAACTCCATATCCCAGAGCCTAATATATTCATTCCAAAGGATTTATCTCTTAAAGAAGTGCATGAAAAG GTTACTTTTCCAACAGTATTAAGGAAGACACCACTTTCACGGTTGTGGTATAAGCCTGACTTGCTGTTCTCCACACCAAAGGTTCACATTATAATTGATTTCCATTGCCCATTATCAAGCCACTCTCCCGAAGCAATCATTTCTACTGATCTCTTTGTTGATTTATTAGTGGATTATTTGAATGCTTATG CTTATGATGCTCAAATTGCTGGCTTATACTATTCAATCTATCTTACTTCAGCAGGATTCCAG GTCTCCTTAGGTGGTTACAATGATAAGATGAGGGTTCTCCTAAATGCCATACTGAAGCAAATTGCTAATTTTGAAGTTAAGCCTAATAGGTTTTCTGCCCTGAAG GAAACTTCTGCCAAAGACTAccaaaattttaatttcagtCAACCGCATAAACAAGCTTCATACTATGTTTCTTTAATATTGGAAGATAAAAAATGGCCTGTAGCTGAGAAACTTGAAGCTCTTTTGAAGCTTGAATCAGATTCTCTCGCCAAGTTTTTACCAAACTTGCTATCGAAGACATTTTTGGAATGTTATATTCAAG GAAACATTGAACCAAGTGAGGCAAGATCTATTGCGCAGGAGATTGAGGACACCATATTCAATACCCCCAATACTATGTTCAAATGCATTTCTCCATCACAATATCTGACTAAAAGGGTTATCATGCTTGAAAATGAGTTGAAATGCTACTACCAAATTGAGGGCTTAAATCAGAAAAATGAGAATTCATCAGTTATCCAATATATTCAG GTACATCAGGATGATGCCAGCTCGAATATCAAACTTCAGCTGTTCTCTTTAATTGCTAGCCAGCCTGCCTTCAACCAGCTACGAACAGTTGAGCAGCTTGGGTATATAACAAGTCTTTCTCTAAG ATCTGACTATGGAGTCTGGGCACTCCAGGTGGTTATTCAGTCCACAGTTAAG GATCCTGCATACCTTGATGCTAGAGTTGATGAATTCTTCAAGATGTTTGAAAGCAAAATCCATGAACTGTCTGACAAGGATTTCAAG AGAAATGTGAAATCACTCATTGACTCTAAACTGGAGAAGTTCAAAAACTTATGGGAGGAATCCCATTTCTACTGGGGAGAGATTGATGCGGGAACTCTCAAGTTTGACAGGGTCGAGTCAGAG GTCGCTCTCCTAAGAgagctcaaaaaagaagaattcaTTGCGTTCTTCGATCAGTACATAAAACTGGATGCGCCTGAAAGGAGGACAATAAGCGTGCAAGTCTTCAGTGGCAACCATTCGGCAGAGTTCAAGAAGGCGGTTGCCGAAGCTGATCCGCCGAAAACGTACAGGATCACAGACATATTCGGCTTCAAACGATCGAGGCCGCTGTACAGCTCGCTCAAGGGAGGTCCGGGCAGGATCACAATGGACTGA